In Dyadobacter subterraneus, a single genomic region encodes these proteins:
- a CDS encoding RagB/SusD family nutrient uptake outer membrane protein, with product MKTNNIYKLLVFSVSLAGLSSCTDLIPDEKDSVVNKVEEGGFAPVNVPEALASAYKDLSTYSDQAGIYALGEHVTAEMIPPTRGVDWGDNGVWRTLDQHTWDASHSYILSAWNALNQRAYKATEIIASNPSAAQKAEAQFLRAYNMYWVMDYWGVVPVREVTQGVDDLPKVLSRSEAFDYIVKDLTEALPNLSKVGPSVTNGTASKAAANFLLAKLYLNKAVYKSTAPEGPYTFDKADMDKVVTYVDAITADGYSLEKDYFSTFSSSAKTEPILLVLEGTAQNRWFMTLHYGQNPSGWNGFATLADFYDTFESKDSRIGSPAKKDGTQYSGIGLGFLIGPQYDDKGAAVIDTRTQKPLAFTRDVPLAGAATDKGIRVIKYHPANAGKYILMRYAEAYLMKAEAQLRGGNAAGALAQINTLRTTRGATTLASLTEQNLFDEIGRELYWEGGKRTTEVRFSKFTSGEGTSVKEAYTVLYPIPSAALVSNANLTQNKGY from the coding sequence ATGAAAACGAATAACATATATAAACTTTTGGTGTTCAGCGTAAGTTTGGCTGGATTATCATCATGTACCGATCTGATTCCTGACGAAAAGGATTCGGTAGTTAACAAGGTTGAAGAGGGAGGATTTGCTCCCGTAAACGTGCCGGAAGCGTTAGCATCTGCATACAAAGATCTGTCTACTTATTCGGATCAGGCGGGTATTTATGCGCTTGGGGAGCATGTTACTGCGGAAATGATCCCTCCTACACGCGGTGTTGACTGGGGAGATAACGGTGTATGGCGCACATTGGATCAGCATACCTGGGATGCTTCGCACTCTTATATTCTTAGTGCATGGAATGCTTTGAACCAGCGTGCATATAAAGCCACCGAAATCATTGCTTCAAATCCGTCTGCCGCGCAAAAAGCAGAAGCGCAATTTTTACGTGCTTACAATATGTACTGGGTTATGGATTACTGGGGAGTGGTACCAGTAAGAGAAGTGACGCAGGGTGTTGATGATTTACCAAAAGTTTTGTCACGTTCTGAGGCATTTGATTATATCGTTAAAGATTTGACTGAAGCGTTGCCTAATTTATCAAAAGTAGGGCCTTCGGTTACAAATGGTACGGCTTCAAAAGCAGCAGCTAACTTTTTGCTTGCGAAATTGTATCTTAATAAAGCTGTGTACAAAAGTACTGCTCCGGAAGGACCATATACTTTTGACAAAGCGGATATGGATAAAGTTGTGACTTACGTTGATGCAATCACTGCTGATGGATATTCATTGGAAAAAGATTACTTTTCAACATTCTCATCCAGTGCTAAAACTGAACCTATCCTTTTAGTTTTGGAGGGTACTGCTCAAAATCGCTGGTTCATGACATTGCACTATGGTCAGAATCCTTCGGGATGGAACGGCTTTGCAACGCTGGCAGATTTCTATGATACTTTTGAATCAAAGGATTCCAGAATTGGTTCGCCGGCTAAGAAAGATGGAACGCAATATTCTGGTATTGGTCTTGGATTTCTTATTGGGCCTCAGTATGATGATAAAGGTGCTGCTGTAATTGACACACGTACCCAAAAGCCGTTGGCGTTCACAAGAGATGTACCTTTGGCTGGTGCAGCTACGGATAAAGGAATTCGTGTCATTAAATATCACCCTGCAAATGCTGGTAAATATATCCTTATGCGCTACGCAGAAGCTTATTTAATGAAAGCGGAAGCACAACTTAGAGGTGGAAATGCAGCAGGTGCTCTTGCTCAGATCAATACTTTGAGAACTACTCGCGGCGCTACTACTCTGGCATCACTTACCGAACAAAATCTTTTCGATGAAATCGGTAGAGAGTTATATTGGGAAGGTGGTAAAAGAACAACTGAGGTTCGTTTCAGTAAATTTACATCAGGGGAAGGTACTTCTGTGAAAGAAGCCTATACGGTTCTTTATCCGATACCATCTGCGGCACTTGTTTCGAATGCAAATCTTACTCAAAATAAAGGGTACTAG
- a CDS encoding VCBS repeat-containing protein, with protein sequence MSNQFRPSNLCTVILAFFIFCSCQKSKNDSTLFELVDASDSGINFENKVVNREDFNIFTYRNFYNGGGVSVGDINNDGLPDIYFTANMGDNKLYLNKGNFKFEDITAKAGVAESMKWSTGTVMVDINNDGLLDIYVCNAGYQKGVSQENALYINNGNLTFTESAAKYNLNEDGYTTHTAFFDYDLDGDLDAFILNNSFIPVNTLNYSNNRDVRAKDWPVKDFLKKGGGDKLLRNDNGKFVDVSEEAGIYGSLIGFGLGVTVGDINGDQYPDLYICNDFYEKDYLYINNKNGTFSEELEKRVKHTSLASMGADMADINNDGYPELFVTDMLPRDEYRLKTTTSFENHYLFNLKKDKGFYNQYMQNSLQFNNQDGTFSEISNYSGVASSDWSWGALMFDADNDSKTDIFVCNGIFHDILDQDFIDFFANELVQKMIMSGEKESMNNIIDKMPSTPVANNFFHNEGSLKFPEKGTEFGLDQKSFSNGAAYADLDNDGDLDLVVNNVNQPCFIYKNKSEAKKDRNHFVKINLMGDGSNTFAIGAKAEVFAGNEIFDRQINPVRGFQSSTEYPVTIGLGRITKIDSVRIIWPNRKFTVKLNPAIDTMLYFSVKDAGQKIFTPLPVVVNHLVSEVPAAFDPHKEDKYDDFFNERNIPMLLSQEGPKAAIGDVNKDGKDDIYICGAKGQGGQLYIQNGSAFIKSTQKTFQDLSGFEDTAAAFFDCDGDGDLDLVVGSGGNESVPRTQELPTRLYLNDGKGNFAINTKALPPNGMNTAVIVANDYDKDGDIDLFVGSRSVPREYGISPTSYIYQNDGHGIFKEVGKTIAPELTKTGMIRDAFWADVNGDKKEELIVVGDWMAPAVFEFTSGKFKKLNSGLEQYNGFWGSLKVLDIDSDGDMDFIMGNIGENFSLTATDKSPVKIWINDFNKNGNIDKVMTKTVDSRDMPVLLKRDLTTQFPFLKKKNIKHSEYANNSIQDLFPADIMSSTYERSVNYLKSAIAVNDGKGHFLLSPLPDMVQLSCLNAIESSDINRDGKPDLIVGGNFSHFIPQLGALDACRGNVLINKGNNKFDVLLSTQSGYSIDGELKQISSIMIGGKPYLINLVNNSKPVLFRINKG encoded by the coding sequence ATGAGTAACCAGTTTAGACCGTCAAATTTATGCACTGTAATTTTAGCATTTTTTATCTTTTGTTCTTGTCAAAAAAGTAAAAATGATAGTACCTTATTTGAGCTTGTAGATGCCTCTGATTCTGGTATTAATTTTGAAAATAAAGTAGTCAACCGGGAGGACTTTAACATTTTTACATACCGTAATTTTTACAATGGCGGTGGTGTTTCTGTTGGAGATATCAACAATGATGGCTTACCTGATATTTATTTCACCGCCAATATGGGCGACAATAAATTGTATCTGAACAAAGGGAATTTCAAATTTGAAGATATAACAGCAAAAGCGGGTGTTGCTGAATCCATGAAGTGGAGTACCGGAACTGTGATGGTGGATATAAACAATGACGGTCTGCTGGATATTTATGTTTGTAATGCTGGCTATCAAAAAGGAGTGAGCCAGGAAAATGCACTTTACATCAATAATGGAAACCTTACTTTCACAGAATCTGCGGCAAAATATAATTTGAATGAAGACGGTTATACCACACATACAGCATTCTTTGATTATGACCTCGACGGGGACCTTGATGCGTTTATTTTGAACAACAGTTTTATACCTGTCAATACATTAAACTACTCAAACAACCGGGACGTAAGAGCAAAAGACTGGCCGGTAAAAGACTTTTTGAAGAAAGGTGGCGGAGATAAATTGCTTAGAAATGATAACGGAAAATTTGTCGATGTAAGTGAAGAAGCAGGTATATATGGAAGTCTGATCGGTTTTGGGCTGGGCGTAACAGTAGGAGATATCAACGGCGACCAATATCCGGATCTTTACATTTGTAATGATTTTTATGAAAAAGATTATTTATACATCAATAACAAAAACGGTACCTTTTCCGAAGAACTGGAAAAACGCGTAAAACATACCAGTCTGGCTTCTATGGGTGCGGATATGGCCGATATTAATAATGACGGCTATCCTGAATTATTTGTCACAGATATGCTTCCCCGGGATGAATATAGATTAAAAACCACTACTTCTTTTGAAAATCATTACCTTTTTAATCTAAAAAAGGACAAGGGATTTTACAATCAATACATGCAAAACAGCCTCCAGTTCAATAATCAGGACGGCACTTTTAGTGAAATTTCGAATTACTCAGGCGTAGCATCGAGTGACTGGAGTTGGGGAGCTTTGATGTTTGACGCGGATAACGATTCAAAAACAGATATTTTCGTATGTAACGGTATTTTTCATGATATTCTTGACCAGGATTTTATAGATTTTTTTGCCAATGAACTTGTGCAGAAAATGATCATGTCAGGTGAAAAGGAGAGTATGAATAACATTATCGACAAAATGCCTTCAACACCTGTCGCTAATAATTTTTTTCACAACGAAGGATCTTTAAAATTTCCGGAAAAGGGAACTGAATTTGGTTTGGATCAAAAATCCTTTTCAAACGGAGCCGCATATGCTGATCTTGATAATGACGGAGATTTGGATTTGGTGGTCAATAATGTGAATCAACCTTGTTTCATTTATAAAAATAAATCAGAAGCAAAAAAAGACCGTAACCATTTTGTCAAAATAAACTTAATGGGTGACGGTTCTAACACTTTTGCCATAGGAGCAAAGGCGGAAGTATTTGCCGGAAATGAGATTTTTGACAGACAAATAAATCCGGTAAGAGGATTTCAGTCCAGCACGGAATATCCTGTGACGATTGGTCTGGGACGAATCACAAAAATCGATTCTGTCCGAATCATTTGGCCTAACCGGAAATTTACTGTTAAGTTAAATCCTGCCATTGATACTATGCTCTATTTTTCAGTTAAAGATGCCGGACAAAAAATATTTACACCATTACCGGTTGTTGTTAATCATCTGGTTTCCGAAGTTCCGGCAGCTTTTGATCCGCACAAAGAAGATAAATATGACGATTTTTTCAATGAGAGAAACATTCCAATGCTCCTTTCACAGGAAGGTCCGAAAGCTGCTATTGGAGATGTAAATAAAGATGGAAAGGACGACATTTATATTTGCGGAGCAAAAGGACAAGGCGGGCAGTTATATATTCAGAATGGGAGTGCATTCATAAAATCGACACAAAAAACCTTTCAGGATTTATCAGGTTTTGAGGACACCGCCGCTGCTTTTTTTGATTGTGATGGTGATGGTGATCTGGACCTTGTTGTCGGAAGTGGAGGAAATGAGTCTGTTCCGCGTACGCAGGAATTGCCGACCCGGCTATATTTAAATGACGGGAAGGGTAATTTTGCAATAAATACAAAAGCATTGCCGCCCAATGGAATGAACACGGCCGTAATTGTGGCAAATGATTATGACAAGGATGGGGATATAGATCTTTTTGTTGGGAGTAGAAGTGTGCCAAGAGAATATGGAATCTCTCCGACAAGTTATATTTACCAAAATGACGGACACGGAATATTCAAAGAAGTGGGTAAAACCATTGCACCTGAGCTTACAAAAACCGGTATGATTCGGGATGCTTTTTGGGCTGATGTTAATGGTGATAAAAAAGAAGAACTGATCGTAGTGGGAGACTGGATGGCTCCTGCCGTATTTGAATTTACTAGTGGCAAGTTCAAAAAACTTAATTCAGGACTGGAACAATACAATGGTTTTTGGGGAAGTCTGAAAGTTTTGGATATTGACAGCGACGGTGATATGGATTTTATTATGGGAAATATCGGAGAGAATTTTTCTCTGACTGCAACCGATAAATCGCCCGTTAAAATCTGGATTAATGACTTTAATAAAAATGGAAATATTGATAAAGTCATGACCAAAACGGTAGATTCCAGGGATATGCCGGTGTTACTGAAACGGGATCTGACTACGCAATTTCCATTCCTGAAAAAGAAAAACATCAAGCATTCCGAGTACGCCAATAATTCGATTCAGGATCTTTTTCCGGCGGACATTATGAGCTCAACCTATGAACGATCTGTGAATTATCTTAAATCAGCCATTGCCGTCAATGACGGAAAGGGTCATTTTTTACTTTCTCCTTTGCCTGATATGGTGCAGCTCTCATGCCTGAATGCAATCGAAAGTTCTGATATTAATAGGGACGGGAAACCGGATCTGATTGTGGGTGGCAATTTCTCACATTTTATTCCACAGCTGGGAGCGCTGGATGCTTGTCGCGGTAATGTGTTAATTAACAAAGGAAATAATAAGTTTGATGTGCTTTTGAGCACGCAAAGCGGTTATTCCATTGATGGAGAATTGAAACAAATAAGTTCGATAATGATCGGTGGAAAACCCTATCTTATTAATCTTGTCAATAATTCAAAGCCTGTTTTATTCCGAATCAACAAAGGATAG